In Lolium rigidum isolate FL_2022 chromosome 7, APGP_CSIRO_Lrig_0.1, whole genome shotgun sequence, the DNA window TGATAAATGTGGTGACATGTGTTTCTGTTCTGGTTTCAGCAAATCAGAACATTCATCCAGATGAGAACAAACCTCAAGGTGGTAGACAATTCTGGAGCCAAGCGGGTTATGTGCATACAGTCCCTTAGGGGGAAGAAAGGAGCAAGGCTTGGGGACATGATCATCGGTTCTGTCAAGGAAGCGCAACCTCGCGGTAAGGTCAAGAAAGGAGATGTGGTATATGGAGTGGTTGTCCGTGCTGCCATGAAAAAGGGGCGCAGCGATGGCAGCGAGGTCCAGTTCGACGACAATGCAATTGTCATTGTGAACAACAAGGGGGAACTGATTGGCACACGCGTCTTTGGTCCTGTTCCGCATGAGCTCAGGAAGAAGAAGCATCTCAAGATCCTTGCATTGGCTGAGCACATAGTTTGACGAATCTATCTGCTTAGTTATATCTATCTCCATGTTAGTTCTGCAGAATGAAATGGAAATCTCCAAGATTGTCCATGTGTTGTTTTGGTAGTCTCTTGCTGTTAGTGTATTTTACCTTTCTTTGGTTATTTCTGTTTGCAATAATCTGTACTCTAAAAGGAGAATCTGCACCGAGTGAATCACCTACAAACTAGACGAGGACTTGCACCGTGTGTCCACATTATAATCACCTGCAAACTAGACGAGGACTTGCACGTCTTTGTTTGCAATAATCTCGACTCTAAATGGAGAATGTACACTGATTGAGCTGTAGTGAATTGTTTACAAAATAGAAGAGGACTTACTATGTGTCCACATTATAATCTGTTTGttcttttatgtttattttttttttttttttgaatggtcACCGGGGGGAGAGATTCCCCACCTGAATTTTTCATTCATATCAGGGCTCAAAAGCCAGTTTTACAGCAGAGGTACAAGGAGCagaaggggaggggagagggtttTCATATTACATCAGTGGCGGGCAAAGCAGCCATCCCACAGCTCAGAGTCGTTGTGGGTTTCCCCAGTAGCCCTAAACCGCCACAGCGCTGCATCACGGCGGCAGACAACCATCAGACGGGCAAGGGAGGGGCTGTCTTGGTGAAAAACAACCCCGTTCCGGTGCTTCCAAACTTGCCAGCAGCAGAGGATGATGAAAGTAGAAGTGGAGGACGGGAGGGTGCCCGCCGCCGCGGGGGCAGCGTATTCATGGAGGTGGCAGACGTCGGCGTCGGGCGGGAAACGACCGCCAATCGCGTCCCAGAAGCCCACAGCGAACGGGCAGTGGAAGACGATGTGCGAGGCATCCTCGCCAGCTGCGCCGCAGATGGGGCACACGGCCTCCGGAGCGGTGAGGACGTgcttcttgagcagctcggcccttgTCTGAATCCTGGACTGGACAAGGAGCCAAGCAAAGAATTTCCCCCGAGATGGGGCGAACCCGTCCCAGACGAACGAGTGGAAGGGGGCGAGGACGCCGCCGAGCCGGGATAGCTTGTAGATGGCTCCCACGTCCAGGGCGCCCAACTTCTTGCTGCAGCGGACGAGCGAGCGCGAGTCCGGCGCCGCCACGAGCTGCACATCGCTCAGGGGGTGCAGGACACACCCAAGCTCGCGCTCGGCAACGACAGTGAGTCGAGGAACGAGCGAGGCGGCCACGCCGGTAGATAGCGTGGCGGCCAGCGAGGCCAGCGGCTTGAGGGCGTGCGAGAAGAGGGCGGGGAAGAGCTGTTGGAGAGCTCCGCGCCCCGACCAGTCGTCGAGCCAAAAACTGACGCGCTCGCCGTCGCCGATGACCGGGACAGAGAGGGAGCGGTACAGCGGCATGAGGGCAGCCAGGCCCTCCCAGTGCGGACCAAACCCTGAGCGTTTCCGAGCTGCGACGGGTCCGCTGAAGGAGCCCCATGCCCAGGCCGCCCAGGGAGAGGACGGGGCGGTGTGGAGGCGGTGCAGGAGCTTCAGTTGCAGGCAAGAGTTCTGCGTGCGTAGGCAGCGGATGCCCAGGCCTCCCTCGTCCTTGGGACGGCAAACCTTTGCCCAGGCCACCAAACACCTCGCACCAGAGGCCCGTCCCTCGAAATTCCATAGGAAAGCGCGGCGCAGGGCATCGATGGCTTGGACCAGCGGGGGCGGGAGCTCAATCGCGCCCATGGCATAGGCCGGCAGGGCGTCCAGGACGGCGTTGAGGAGGACGATCCTACCTCCCGGCGACAGCAGCAGGGAGCGCCACCCGGAGAGGTAGCGGTCAATTTTGGCGATCAGCGGAGCAAAGTGAGCCAGCTTCAGCCTGTCACAAGTGAGGGGGAGGCCTAGGTATGTTTGTGGGAACCCTTCCACTCGGCAGCCAAGGGCAGCCTGCATCTCCGCGACCAGTTCGGGCTCGACGTGCATGGTAACCATCGTACTCTTGTCAAAATTGATCACCAAGCCAGTGGCAGCAGCGAACTGATCAAGGAGCTCGCGCATGCGCTGCGCAGCTCGAAGCCCAGGACGAAAGATGATGAGCGTGTCGTCCGCGTACTGCAGGACGGAGCAGGGTGCTGAATCCGACAGGGGATGCTGGAGGATCATGTCTTGCTGAATCAGGCGTTGTAGGAGGTCTCCCATGAGCAAGTATAGATATGGAGACAAGGGATCGCCCTGACGGAGCCCCCGCTTGCAGTCAATCCACCTCCCAGGGATTCCGTTGAGTAGGATCGCCGACTTCGACGAGGTAAAGATGTCTGCCATCCAGTCACACCAGGTTTCAGGAAAACCGCAAGCTTCCATGACACATCTGAGGCTGCCCCAATCGATTGAATCAAAGGCTTTAGCAAAGTCGAGTTTCAGAACAACGGTGGGAGCCCTCCTCTTGCTGCAACACTGGACAATCTCTGTtgcatagtgatacgtctccgacgtatcgataatttcttatgttccatgccacattattgatgatatctacatgttttatgcatactttatgtcatatttatgcattttccggcactaacctattaacgagataccgaagagccgattcttgtttttcgctgtttttggtttcgtaaatcctagtaaggaaatattctcggaattggacgaaatcaacgcccaggggcctattttcacacgaagcttccagaagaccgaagatgatacgaagtggggccacgaggtggccagacaccagggcggcgcggcctgggccttggccgcgccggcctgtcgtgtggggccctcgtgtggccccctgacctatctcctccgcctacttatagccttcgtcgcgaaacccccagtaccaagagccacgatacggaaaaccttccagagacgacgccgccgccaatcccatctcgggggattcaggagatcgcctccggcaccctgccggagaggggaatcatcacccggaggactcttcaccgccatggtcgcctccggagtgatgagtgagtagttcacccctggactatgggtccatagcagtagctagatggtcgtcttctcctaattgtgcttcattgtcgggtcttgtgagctgcctaacatgatcaagatcatctatctgtaatgctatatgttgtgtttgttgggatccgatggatagagaatgctatgttatgttgattatcaatctattacctatgtgttgtttatgatcttgcatgctctccgttattagtagaggctcggccaagtttttactcttaactccaagagggagtatttatgctcgatagtgggttcatgcctccattaaatgcgggacgatgacgaaaagttctaaggttgtggatgtgctcgttgccactagggataaaacatcgatgctatgtccgagtatgtagttattgattacattacgcaccatacttaatgcaattgtctcgttgtttgcaacttaataccggaaggggttcggatgataacctcgaaggtggactttttaggcatagatgcatgccggatagcggtctatgtactttgtcgtaatgcccaattaaatctcactatactcatcatatcatgtatgtgcatggtcatgccctctctatttgtcaattgcccaactgtaatttgttcacccaacatgctatttatcttatgggagagacacctctagtgaactgtggaccctggtccattcttttaatcgaatacaatctactgcaatacttgttctactgttttctgcaaacaatcatcatccacactatacatctaatcctttgttacagctgtaggataacgttgcttagaaaacaaaaattttcctaccgcaaacacgcaatccaagccaagatgcaatctagaagacggtagcaacgagggggtatcgagtctcacccttgaagagattccaaagcctacaagatgaggctcttgttgctgcggtagacgatcacttgccgcttgcaaaagcgcgtagaagatcttgatcacgatcggttccggcgccacgaacgggcagcacctccgtactcggtcacacgttcggttgttgatgaagacgacgtccacctccccgttctagcgggcagcggaagtagtagctcctcttgaatccgaccagcacgacggcgtggtgtcggtgNNNNNNNNNNNNNNNNNNNNNNNNNNNNNNNNNNNNNNNNNNNNNNNNNNNNNNNNNNNNNNNNNNNNNNNNNNNNNNNNNNNNNNNNNNNNNNNNNNNNGTGAACGCCAGGTTGCATGGGCCAGAGGTCGTGGGGGACTTTGCTCGGGTCCGTCAGGGCCACGACCGCACGAACAGCGGACAGGTCGGCCCCGGAGAGATTGAGAAGATCGACCTCCAGGAGCTTGCCAAAGTTGGCAAACGCGGCCCGCACGCCCTCAAAACTGACGTGCTCGGGCGGGAAGGGAGAAGCCCAGATGAAGGCGCACATGTACTGCTCCGGCGATGCTCTGGCCGCGTTTTCCTCGCGCGCCAGCGAGATGGACACGCCGTCATGCACGATGGAGCCGTGCTCGACAGCACTGTCGCGCTCCGCCGGGGAGCGAAACCGGGCATACATGGCACCAATACCAGAGGGGACAAGCTCGATCTGGAGCCTAGGCAGGTGTTGGCAGAAGGCCAGCCCCACAGCGCCCATGGGCGCGGAGAAGCCGTCCGGAGGGTCGAGGTAGACCACGGCCAGGCGGCGCACAGCCAGCATGTCGCCCGGCGGCATGAAAACCTCCGTTATCGCGGGGCGCCCGGAAGCTCCAGACTCCTCGGTGATGCCCTCGGAAGAAGACGAGGAGTGTGGGAGCGAGGCGTCGGGAACCACCTGGTGGACGTCACGGGGTGGCGGAGACCTGGGagcccgcgaggaggggccggcgccctGGTCGCCTCCGAAGAACGACGCCCGACGCTCCGGAGACAGAGGGAGCATGGGAATAGGGGAAAGgccagcgcggcggcgggcggcgggagcGATGAGGGACGCAGGGAAGGGCGTGGTGGGGCGGGCGGCGGGTGGTGGGGAGCGTGGAGCAGCAAAGGTGGTTGGCCACGAGGtggggcggcgcggcgaggcgcgGGCCTGTGGCAAGGACAGCGCGGAGCGGGGCCGGCTACGCTGCATGGTGCACTTCCACGCACGGTGGCCGGAGCAGCCGCACTCCCGGCAGCGAACGGGATCGCGACACTCGCGGACAGGATGATCCGGCGATAGGCACCGAAAGCAACCGGAGAGGGAGAGCCTGGGCGGGGTTGTGTGAGGAGAACGGGGAGCGGGCTGCAGAGCAGGGGTTAAGAGGGCCTCCAGGTACGTCCGTTTGGTGGCGACGGGATGGAGAGAGAAGGCGGGAGGAGCGGTCAGCGCCTCGAGCCCAACGCCAGAAGCAGGAGATCTAGCGCGAGCGAGGCGTGGATTTTCCTCGTCAGAGGGAGGGGAGGAGTCATAACTGCCCGGAGCAGTTCCCTCAGTCGCGACAGACGCCTGCACAGAAGAAAGCACAATCGAGGTGACAGCAGGAGAAGCCTCCATCACGCACGGTATGGGCAGGATGCCAGGGCTTGAAGAGGCAGGGGAGTTTTCCAGCTGTGCCAACGGTTCCTAGGTTTCGTAGCTTGGGTGGGTGGAGGCCGAGTTAATGCGGGCAGCGGTTCAGGAGTTTGAATCgcggccgccgccgagcaggcgtcgtcgagggagaggtgaaaaacaagcTTGATTTTCATCTGCCAAGATCCACAGGCTACAACGAAGCGCGCAACATTCAGACTCGCAACCCTAACAACAAAGACGTTTTCAGCAGCAGGCAGCACCGagaggcgttccggggcgcagcaGAGGTAGAAGTTGAGGAGATTCTCAACGCAACGCGGTGAGAAGCAAGGCGAACGGAAGGGCGGAGTGATCCAGACATGAGCACTGGGAGGTGGCAGGAGGAGGGATGGTAGAGGGGATGAGACGGTGGACAGGAAGGAGTCGAGGACGAGGGACTGGAATCTCTGACCTGGAGCGCCTGCTGCAAACGCCTTGCcgtcgcggccgccgccgcgaaaGGGAGCTTTCCGCCCGCCGCCTGAGAGGGAGGGGAGGCGGCTTGTGGGTGTGGAGGTGGGCTGGGGAGGTGTTGGGGTTGGGGGGCTTGTGGTGGTGGGAACAGAGACGGCGGGGGCAGCAGCCGACGGGAGCGTCGGGGCGCCCGCGGCGTCGCCAGCGAGGTCGCCAGACCCGCTCATTCCACTCACGTAATATTAGTTATGTTCTTTTGTGGTCCTTAAACATTTGGGTAATATCCAGCTTGTAGATATTGGATGTATAGAGCTCAAGATGTTCTTGGAACGTCCTTTAAGTTTGTTAGGTGGATTTAGGCatttgggagagagagggagtgaCTAGTTTCAGGCACCAATGTGTCCAACAGAACCAGCAGAAGCATGTGTACTTTGGAAGAGCCATCGACCGAACCAAGGCTGGTTTTGGCCATCAAAAGGAGACAAGGGAATTACAAGGAAACAGTCATGGAAATCGAAAATAGCTACCTAATTGTCTTCATTGTTACCTCTGTCGTCGGATGGATTACGCATGATTAGGATCAGTGCGCAGCTTCCAGATAATCAAGAAAGTGATAGTGCCAACTTTCGTGGCTTTCAGAGCCAGAAAAATCAAGCAGCCACTTAGGGAGAGAGTTGGCAGTATTTctccttaggccttgtttggcaGGGATGTTTTCTAGTGTAAAACTGTGTATTATACCCATTGTTTTTGGTGAAAACACCCGTGTCACCCAATACACTCCCCCATCCAAATACTCTCCCGTACCACCAACTCACACTGTTTGGTAGAAGAGGTTTGTCACCGGGTGTATCATCAATTAATAGCGTACAGTCTGACCCACGTAACACTAACCACATAGCGGTGGTCTTGGCTGGGATGGAGCTCGCTCTTCCGCCGCCGCACACGAGTGTAAGAAACGCGCAGACCCCCTCGCGTCTCAGAATCCATTCGACCCGACGAGTATCTGGATTTACTCGCGGGCTTACACGCCGACAGACCGGGCTGCCAAATGGGCTGTGAGGTGTTTTTCCGAGTAACGGGCTGGGCTGGTATTTTACACGGGTTTACACTAAAAAACCTTcctaccaaacaaggccttagtTGTATCTCCCGCGAAATCTCCTTCCTCCGAGGCGTCCGGAACGTTCGCAGCACTTGGGGAGGCTATCAATTCTTGTGGAATTCGAACTTTGCTTATACTTGTCCGAGTCAAAAAGTTCTAAACACGGATAAAGCCAGTACATGTAGTACCTCCCTCGTTTCATCCCAAACCAGTCAGACAGTGAACCAAACACCAAGAAGGCAAGCAAGAACAACCCAACACACGAAGCTAACTGCACGTACTGCAAAGTATGAGCTGATCGACGCCGACGAACAGGAAGAATGGCCGGAGGGAGAGGAGCCGACCTGAAGCTGCAGGGGCCGTGGGCGAGCCCCCACGTCCTGCGCGTGCGACTCGCGCTCGGCCTCAAGGGCGTGAGCTACCAGTACGTGGAGGAGCAAGACCTCAATAAGGACAGCAGCTCGCTGCTCCTCCACAGCGCGCTGCCGGTGCTGATCCACGGCGGCGAGCCTGTCCGCGGGACGTCACTGAGCATGGTACAGTACGTCGACGAGGCCTTCGCCGGCGTCGGCCCTTCCCTCCTCCCCGACGACCCCTCTGAGCGTGCTGCGGGTCGCTACTTGGCGGACTTTATCGATGACACGGTATTGAAATCTTTCTCCTGATAATGAAAGATTTCATTGCTACTATCATTGCTGGTATGCGGCCGATACAACCGCGAGAAAGTTTATGATCCTCCTGTCCGTGCAACTGTTTCAGCTCATCAAGGCGATGCACGAGGCGTCATGGGGCAAGACGGTCGGGGAGCGAGCAGAGGGGAAGAAGCAGGTGGCCGGCGCGGTGGAGACCCTAGAGGCAGCTCTGAGCGAGTGCTCGAACCCCTTTTTCGGCGGCAACACGGCCGGATATGTGGACGTCGTGCTCGGCAGCCTCCTCGCCTGGGTGCACGCCACTGATGCGATGCAAGATGTCAAGACCTTCGACCCCGCCACCGTGCCGCTCCTGGCCGAGTGGACGAAGCACTTCGGTGCGCTGACAGCGGTCCATGAGGTCATGCCGGAGGAGGCCGAGCTGGCCAACTTTTTTCCCATGGCATCTCCTGCTCGCCGCCGCTCTGGTGGATGGCTCAATCATGTGGTTTCTTCGTTGCTATTTGTATTTGTATTTTTGCCGCTTGTTCGCAAATGGTGGTGTACTATTTCACCTGGCTGGGTggagccggcggcggaggagatccCCAGGGTCATATCCCTTGCGCTTTCCATGGCATTCGCAAGCTGGTTCCTGGAGCGTTGCCGCATTGTCTTTGCCACGCTCATGAAGATCTTGACTTCATGACCGGATTGATGTTTCTTCTTTCTGTTTTTACATTTTAAAGCTAGCTGGCCTCGTTATTTTAACTAGAAGGATACTCCTCGCGTTGCAGTGGGAATCTTCTAAGAAATTATATTGTCTAAATAAAATAGTATAATTATGCAATATTCAATTGGTAAAAATAGTTGAGATGTTAAATTTAATTCAcaatatttttatatatttgatGGCTATAAATTAGTCATGTGGACATTCTAATCAAAAAATGGTGACATAGATAGCTTGCATGCAAGGATACATTAATAATGAATGTTAGTGAGAATGACATGGACATTTTATTGGCTAATGAAATAGATGATGTGggcttgcatgtagagatagactAACATTAATTGTAATTAGTgcggttttgctttataagaagtatagataCTCTAAAATGCTTAAAAGTGCAGCCGCGCTGGTTTATTATATTCCAGTCGGAAGAGGCGATACACAGACTCGCCCATTAAACTTCCAGGATAGCTTCAACCGATAGATATGTAACAGATCTGAGCATACTCACAAGTAACACAAGGGTACGAGAAGTAAAAAATCACATATATGAAAAAAATAGTCCACCCTATTTCAAGTATGAGAAACTTCTGTAGAACCTCTAGAGATTACAATGCACTTGAGCTCGTTACCAAGCGGCAACAATAATAACCACGACGGTTAATATTACATCAAAGCTGAGATATCATAGTTTTTATTCCCTTGGATAATCAACAAACTGTTATAAAACCATAGATTCAAACTACACGAGACTTGATAGACAAGCAGGCATATGTGATTCCAATGTACTTACAAAAAATCAGCCCAACTGGATACTATTTGTCTGCTCAAACCATGCTACCAAAACTGCTATGTGCTAAAACTGCAGCTGTGTGAACTGACAAAACCGCTCTCAAAACTGATACTCCATTGTTCGAATCTCAAACCATCTAACCACATCGATGTACTAAATATAAGGAACAAGCTCACCATGTTTGGAACCGATCCAAACATTTTTTAGCTCCAAACACCAGCTTGAAGCAAGATGGACCGATCAAATCTCAGAAATCTAGACATGAATCACATCTCCTTCTTTCTCTCTTCTCACTACG includes these proteins:
- the LOC124677425 gene encoding 50S ribosomal protein HLP, mitochondrial-like produces the protein MAAFLRSKCSSVGRTLMGSLGNNLYGGVNSSIEAVTRPSRSDAVCQQIRTFIQMRTNLKVVDNSGAKRVMCIQSLRGKKGARLGDMIIGSVKEAQPRGKVKKGDVVYGVVVRAAMKKGRSDGSEVQFDDNAIVIVNNKGELIGTRVFGPVPHELRKKKHLKILALAEHIV